GCGCGTGACGTCGATGTTGTAGGTGTCCGGTTCGATGTCGACAAACACCGGCACAGCGCCCACGTGGGCGATCGCCTCGGCTGTCGCGATGAAGGTGAACGGTGTTGTGATGACCTCGTCGCCAGCCCGAATGTCGAGTGCGTGCATGATGAGGAAGAGCGCATCGGTTCCGTTGCCGCATGCAACGGCGTGCGAGGTGCCACAGTACTCGGCGATCTCGGCTTCGATCCCGATCACGTGCGGTCCGCCGATGAATCCCGCAGTCGACATGACCTCGCTGATCGCGGCGTCGAGCTCTGGCTTGAGTTCGAGGTACTGCGCGCGCAGGTCAAGCAGTGGAATGGCCACGTTAAGAACTCCTTGTCATCGCCGTCACTGGTTTTCGAGTAGCTCGTCGTGAGGCACTTCGCGGATAGCGCGAGCTGGGACACCCATCACGACAGTGCGTGCGGGCACGTCGCGCGTGACCACGGCGCCGGTGGCCACGAAGGCGTCCTCGCCGAGCTCGACGCCTGGCAGGATGTGCGCCCCGCCGCCAACACGCGCTCCGCGCCGTATCGTGCACCCGCGCATGAGCTCGAGGCGTCGCTCGGTCCGGCCCATAAAATTGTCGTTAGTGGTGACAACCATTGGTGCGATGAAGACGTCTTCCTCGATCGTCACGTACGCGGTGATGTACGCGCCGGACTGGATGCGCGTGCGCGCGCCTATCGTCGTGTCGTTCTCGACGGTGACACCGCGTCCCACGACCACCTGATCGCCGATCACGCACCGCTCGCGTACTCCGGCGTTGTCACCCACCACACATCCGTCGCCAAACGTGGAGCCGGCCATAAGCACCGTGTGCGAACCGATGCGGCACCCGGCACCGAGCACCACCCCTGGGAGCTCCCCGCCCTTGGCCGTCGAGCCTGCGGCGAGCGCGGGCCGCTTGCCTACGATAGCGAAGTCAGCGATGACGCACTCTTGGCCGATGTGCGCCCCCTCGCAGATGGTCACGTGGTTGCCTATCACCGACCCGCACTCGATCGTCACACCGGACTCGACCACCACCCATCTGCCAAAGCGCACATCCGCCGAGACGCGAGAGGTAGGACCGATGGCGACACTGGGGGAGCAGGCGTCAGCTGGTTGATATGTGCGCGGGTCAGACATCGGGAGTCTCCGTTCGGGTCATCAGGAGGAGGTGCGTTCGATCGTTACGGGCATACCGCCGCCGGCAATCGAGGTGTCGGCCGCTTCCAGTACGCGTACTACCTCAAGGCCGCTCGCGCCGTCGCTTCTCGGCCGGGAACCGGTCCGGCAGCATTCGAGGAAGTGCGTCATCTCGGCGGCGAGCGGTTCGGACATCTTCACGTACGGCGCGATGATGTCGCCAAAGCGCAGCGTCAGATCCTCGCCGTACGCGAGCGCGCCGGTGGGGGCGACACCCTTGTCGTAGATCCAGATCTTCTCGGTGGCCTCCATGTCGTCGAAGACGAGCATCTTTTTGGTGCCTACGACCGTGAGTCGGCGAACCTTGTGCGGGTCAAGCCAGCTTACGTGGATGTTGGCCATCTTGCCGCTCGGAAAACGCAATGTCGCAAATACCACGTCTTCGATTCCGTCGCGCAGGTACGCCGCTCCTGACGCCGACACGCTTGAGGGCGCCTCGCCGAGCAGGTCGAGCACGACGCTGATGTCGTGGGGCGCGAGCGACCAAAACGAGTTCTCGTCGGCGCGCACCTTGCCCAGGTTCAGGCGCTGGGAGTAGACGTAGAGCACGTCGCCGAGATCACCGGATGCGAGGTAGTCGCGGATCCACTCAATGGCTCCGTGGTAG
The nucleotide sequence above comes from Clostridiales bacterium. Encoded proteins:
- a CDS encoding transferase; this translates as MSDPRTYQPADACSPSVAIGPTSRVSADVRFGRWVVVESGVTIECGSVIGNHVTICEGAHIGQECVIADFAIVGKRPALAAGSTAKGGELPGVVLGAGCRIGSHTVLMAGSTFGDGCVVGDNAGVRERCVIGDQVVVGRGVTVENDTTIGARTRIQSGAYITAYVTIEEDVFIAPMVVTTNDNFMGRTERRLELMRGCTIRRGARVGGGAHILPGVELGEDAFVATGAVVTRDVPARTVVMGVPARAIREVPHDELLENQ
- a CDS encoding Gfo/Idh/MocA family oxidoreductase, translating into MESRPVRVGVVGYGYWGPNLVRNLDRLPDAELCAVCDASPAHRSRLRDAHPGVLGVADLDEMLATCGLEAVVIATPAPTHASVATRVLEAGLHCYVEKPLTLSSADAEALVELAAARDRVLMAGHLMIYHGAIEWIRDYLASGDLGDVLYVYSQRLNLGKVRADENSFWSLAPHDISVVLDLLGEAPSSVSASGAAYLRDGIEDVVFATLRFPSGKMANIHVSWLDPHKVRRLTVVGTKKMLVFDDMEATEKIWIYDKGVAPTGALAYGEDLTLRFGDIIAPYVKMSEPLAAEMTHFLECCRTGSRPRSDGASGLEVVRVLEAADTSIAGGGMPVTIERTSS